One genomic segment of Pandoraea sputorum includes these proteins:
- the hutH gene encoding histidine ammonia-lyase has product MSNQGNPSMAKLFVTPGTLTLAQLRDVYQNPTTVTLDEKAYAAIDKSVACVEAIVAEGRTAYGINTGFGLLASTRIAHDDLENLQRSLVLSHAAGVGAPLDDALVRLIMVLKINSLARGFSGIRRKVIDALVTLVNAEVYPRIPLKGSVGASGDLAPLAHMSLLLLGEGQARYRGQWMNAREALAIAGLEPLTLAAKEGLALLNGTQVSTAYALRGLFEAEDMYAAASVCGAMTVEAMLGSRAPFDARIHSARGQRGQIDAAAVFRHLLGETSEVGQSHANCEKVQDPYSLRCQPQVMGACLTQIRQAAEVLAVEANAVSDNPLVFWEQGDVISGGNFHAEPVAMAADNLALALAEIGALSERRISLMMDKHMSQLPAFLVANGGVNSGFMIAQVTAAALASDNKALAHPASVDSLPTSANQEDHVSMAPNAGKRLWEMADNVKGIIAIEWLSAAQGLDFREGVKTTPALEKARALLRQSVPFYDKDRYFAPDIEGASELIAQRQLSALVPAGTLPSA; this is encoded by the coding sequence ATGTCGAATCAAGGAAATCCGTCCATGGCAAAACTGTTCGTGACGCCCGGCACCCTCACACTGGCGCAACTGCGCGACGTCTATCAGAACCCGACCACCGTCACGCTCGATGAGAAGGCCTATGCCGCCATCGACAAGAGCGTGGCGTGTGTGGAAGCCATCGTGGCCGAGGGCCGCACCGCTTACGGCATCAACACCGGCTTCGGTCTGCTCGCTTCCACGCGCATCGCACACGACGACCTCGAAAACTTGCAACGCTCGCTTGTGCTCTCGCACGCCGCTGGCGTGGGCGCGCCGCTCGACGACGCCCTCGTGCGTCTCATCATGGTCCTGAAGATCAACAGCCTGGCGCGCGGCTTCTCGGGCATTCGCCGCAAAGTGATCGATGCGCTCGTCACGCTGGTGAACGCTGAAGTCTATCCGCGCATCCCGCTCAAGGGCTCGGTGGGCGCGTCGGGCGACCTCGCCCCCCTCGCCCATATGTCCCTGCTTTTGCTCGGCGAAGGTCAGGCGCGCTATCGCGGTCAGTGGATGAACGCCCGTGAGGCGCTCGCCATCGCCGGTCTCGAGCCGCTGACGCTCGCCGCGAAGGAAGGTCTCGCGCTGCTTAACGGCACACAAGTCTCGACGGCCTACGCGCTGCGCGGCCTGTTCGAGGCGGAAGACATGTACGCCGCCGCCAGCGTGTGCGGCGCAATGACGGTCGAAGCGATGCTCGGCTCGCGCGCACCGTTCGACGCGCGCATTCACTCGGCACGCGGTCAACGCGGCCAGATCGACGCAGCAGCGGTATTTCGTCACCTGCTGGGCGAGACGAGCGAAGTCGGCCAATCGCACGCCAACTGCGAGAAGGTGCAGGATCCGTATTCGCTGCGCTGCCAGCCGCAAGTGATGGGCGCGTGTCTGACGCAGATCCGTCAGGCAGCGGAAGTGCTCGCTGTCGAAGCGAACGCGGTGTCGGACAACCCGCTCGTCTTCTGGGAACAGGGCGACGTGATCTCCGGTGGCAACTTCCATGCCGAGCCTGTGGCGATGGCAGCCGATAATCTCGCGCTGGCGCTGGCCGAAATCGGTGCGCTGAGCGAGCGTCGCATCTCACTGATGATGGACAAGCACATGTCGCAATTGCCCGCGTTCCTGGTCGCCAACGGCGGCGTGAACTCCGGCTTCATGATCGCGCAAGTGACGGCCGCTGCACTCGCATCCGACAACAAAGCCTTGGCACATCCGGCCAGCGTTGATAGTCTCCCGACCTCGGCCAACCAGGAAGACCATGTCTCGATGGCCCCGAACGCCGGTAAGCGGCTTTGGGAGATGGCCGATAACGTCAAGGGCATCATTGCGATCGAATGGCTGAGCGCCGCGCAGGGACTAGACTTCCGCGAAGGTGTGAAGACCACGCCTGCCCTTGAAAAGGCACGCGCACTGCTGCGCCAGTCGGTTCCGTTCTACGATAAGGATCGCTACTTCGCCCCGGACATCGAGGGCGCCAGCGAACTGATTGCGCAACGACAACTGAGCGCACTTGTGCCCGCCGGTACGTTGCCGAGCGCCTGA
- a CDS encoding ABC transporter ATP-binding protein, which produces MSLTLENVSFRYAGAANGLDDVSLQARQGELLAVMGRSGSGKSTVLRLVAGLLDGYHGRIAIGGEDVGGVPVWRRHVGMVFQQYALFPHLSVVDNVAYGLRMQGVKTAERQRAALDMLTRVGLAEFATRRPTSLSGGQQQRVALARALAISPRVLLLDEPLAALDAGIRQQLRDEIRALQQASGETTLIVTHDRDEALSMADRVAVIDNGRLLQIDTPQRLYDAPACATVASFTGLSTVLPARVTRPGMVDTGFAELHVETGAWRPGTAVSLLVRPEHIQCDPPVSTINRLGGHPGAVRFFGATCRFDFLPEGATTPLLGESRTPASFAIALDPAHLRVLPPVGA; this is translated from the coding sequence ATGAGTCTCACTCTCGAAAACGTCAGCTTCCGCTACGCAGGCGCGGCCAATGGCCTCGACGACGTCAGCCTGCAAGCGCGTCAGGGCGAATTGCTTGCCGTGATGGGCCGCAGCGGCTCGGGTAAGTCGACCGTACTGCGCCTCGTCGCAGGTTTGCTCGACGGCTATCACGGACGCATCGCCATCGGCGGTGAAGACGTCGGCGGCGTGCCGGTCTGGCGTCGTCACGTCGGCATGGTGTTCCAGCAGTACGCGCTGTTCCCGCATCTGAGCGTTGTCGATAACGTCGCTTATGGGCTTCGGATGCAAGGGGTCAAGACGGCCGAGCGTCAGCGTGCGGCCCTCGACATGCTCACGCGCGTCGGGCTGGCCGAATTCGCAACGCGTCGCCCGACGTCCCTTTCGGGCGGTCAACAGCAGCGCGTGGCGCTCGCCCGCGCCCTGGCCATCTCGCCGCGCGTATTGCTGCTCGACGAACCGCTCGCCGCGCTCGACGCAGGCATTCGTCAGCAACTACGCGACGAAATTCGCGCGCTGCAACAGGCCAGCGGCGAGACCACGCTGATCGTTACGCACGACCGCGACGAGGCGCTGAGCATGGCAGATCGCGTTGCCGTCATCGATAACGGTCGTCTGTTGCAGATCGACACGCCACAACGCCTGTACGACGCCCCGGCCTGCGCAACGGTGGCGAGCTTTACCGGGTTGTCGACGGTGTTGCCTGCGCGGGTGACGCGTCCCGGCATGGTCGACACCGGCTTCGCCGAGTTGCACGTCGAGACCGGCGCATGGCGCCCGGGAACGGCCGTCTCGCTGCTGGTGCGGCCCGAACACATTCAGTGCGACCCGCCAGTGAGCACCATCAACCGCCTCGGCGGTCATCCCGGCGCAGTGCGCTTCTTCGGCGCGACTTGCCGATTCGACTTCCTGCCCGAAGGCGCAACGACCCCACTGCTCGGCGAGAGCCGCACGCCCGCGTCGTTCGCCATCGCGCTTGACCCCGCGCACCTGCGCGTATTGCCGCCGGTCGGGGCCTGA
- a CDS encoding TIGR00725 family protein, with translation MYGVILNEWSAAARHALDQLAARQAGSSRHVTPVGVIGPREASPAQLYAAQCIGEALAAAGVALVCGGKGGVMEAASAGASAAGGIVIGLLPEEHANDANPYLSVALPTGLGITRNALIARASICLVAVGGGLGTLSEIALGLQWRKPVFTVLDAPAVPGTESFDDIDALVVAVATWLSVTGLPGGDHPGK, from the coding sequence TTGTACGGCGTCATCCTTAATGAGTGGTCGGCTGCGGCCCGCCACGCCCTCGATCAACTCGCGGCCCGTCAGGCAGGTTCCTCGCGTCATGTGACGCCCGTCGGTGTCATCGGCCCGCGCGAAGCGTCGCCCGCACAACTCTACGCTGCGCAATGCATCGGAGAAGCGCTGGCGGCGGCCGGTGTCGCACTGGTATGCGGCGGCAAAGGTGGCGTGATGGAAGCGGCTTCCGCCGGGGCATCGGCCGCAGGCGGCATCGTGATCGGCCTGCTGCCCGAGGAGCATGCGAACGACGCCAATCCATACCTGAGCGTGGCACTGCCTACGGGGCTGGGCATCACGCGCAACGCCCTGATCGCTCGCGCTTCGATCTGCCTCGTGGCCGTGGGTGGCGGGCTGGGCACGCTCTCGGAAATCGCGCTGGGACTTCAGTGGCGCAAACCGGTTTTTACCGTCCTCGACGCCCCGGCCGTGCCGGGCACCGAGAGCTTCGACGATATCGACGCATTGGTCGTGGCCGTGGCCACCTGGCTGAGCGTTACCGGACTTCCCGGAGGTGACCACCCCGGAAAGTAA
- a CDS encoding porin, translated as MKRILLAALGLGGMAGIMAPVYAQSSVTLYGIVDAGVGYASGQRTANSKGGVGAPINYTNGSVWGFASGTWSGDRWGLKGSEDLGGGNSAIFQLENGFNIGNGTSGQGGRQFGRQSWMGLQSATLGKLTFGRQYDPIVDYVGPISAGSFVTGMGAHPGDIDNQDNQSRVNNSVKWASPNYAGFQFGAIYGFGGQPGSVKNQNTWGFGGSYASGPFAVAVGYLQATNAYGTSSSTWSGSYDGTFSSSINEGFASAASQRIISAAGSYTFGATQVGIQYGNVQYTPGALSTFASSFTFNTIGTSIAYQFTPALRLAAAYNYTQGSDVKGAGGPKYHTVNFASYYALSKRTSLYGLVGYQKASGNTLDTFGNVVSATASVGDVGNGISSATATQTFVRVGVRQTF; from the coding sequence ATGAAACGTATTCTTCTCGCTGCACTCGGCCTTGGCGGTATGGCCGGCATCATGGCTCCCGTCTACGCTCAGAGCAGCGTGACCCTGTACGGCATCGTCGATGCCGGCGTGGGTTATGCCAGCGGTCAGCGTACGGCCAACTCCAAGGGCGGCGTCGGCGCACCGATCAACTACACGAACGGTTCGGTCTGGGGCTTCGCGAGCGGCACCTGGTCGGGCGACCGTTGGGGCCTGAAGGGTTCGGAAGATCTGGGTGGCGGCAATTCGGCCATCTTCCAGCTGGAAAACGGTTTCAACATCGGTAACGGTACGTCGGGTCAGGGCGGTCGTCAGTTCGGTCGTCAATCGTGGATGGGTCTGCAAAGCGCCACGCTCGGCAAGCTCACGTTCGGCCGTCAGTACGATCCGATCGTCGACTACGTCGGCCCGATCAGTGCCGGTTCGTTCGTGACCGGCATGGGCGCACACCCGGGCGACATCGACAACCAGGACAACCAGTCGCGCGTGAACAACTCGGTGAAGTGGGCCAGCCCGAACTACGCCGGCTTCCAGTTCGGCGCGATCTATGGCTTCGGCGGTCAACCCGGCAGCGTGAAGAACCAGAACACGTGGGGCTTCGGCGGTTCGTACGCCAGCGGCCCGTTCGCCGTGGCAGTGGGCTACCTGCAGGCAACGAACGCTTACGGCACGTCGTCGAGCACCTGGTCCGGTTCGTATGACGGCACGTTCTCGTCGTCGATCAACGAAGGCTTCGCCTCGGCTGCCAGCCAGCGCATCATCTCGGCCGCCGGTAGCTACACCTTCGGCGCCACGCAGGTCGGCATCCAGTACGGCAACGTGCAGTACACGCCGGGCGCGCTCTCGACGTTCGCCAGCAGCTTCACGTTCAACACGATCGGCACGAGCATCGCTTATCAGTTCACACCGGCCCTGCGGCTGGCTGCTGCGTACAACTACACGCAAGGCAGCGACGTGAAGGGTGCGGGCGGTCCGAAGTACCACACGGTGAACTTCGCCTCGTACTACGCCCTGTCGAAGCGCACGTCGCTATACGGTCTGGTCGGCTATCAGAAGGCGTCGGGCAACACGCTCGACACGTTCGGCAACGTTGTCTCGGCGACGGCTTCGGTCGGCGACGTGGGCAACGGCATCTCCTCCGCCACGGCGACGCAGACGTTCGTGCGCGTGGGTGTCCGTCAGACGTTCTAA
- a CDS encoding extracellular solute-binding protein: MIHPASSLRPRALPAVATLATAFALLSSAAGSAFAQTSAAAPLYPGETELYAKAAEEGLVVSFDTGPEWANWKALFAEFRKRYPKVEITYNDIGSAATVTALDKSRRRPQADTAYYFAGSALDAVQKDVVAPFKPINFDTLPKVFRDNDGRWFTIHSLNIAFLVNTKLVKHVPQSWADLLKPEYKNSVVYLDPRSTGQGQVAVFAAAYAFGGNVDNPKPGAEFFGKLREAGNVMRVEGTTPYAKFVKGEIPILIGYENDGLKAKYTDGMGDAAQVVIPKEASVSAPYAISLVKNGPNPEAAKLWLNLIMSPVGQSLFAQGYVRPAVPGTPFTAEMRARMPDAPQVHPLDVARASAQKAEVDRLWSAAALAK; this comes from the coding sequence ATGATCCACCCCGCCTCTTCCCTGCGCCCGCGCGCCCTGCCTGCAGTGGCGACGCTTGCGACTGCCTTTGCACTGTTGTCGAGTGCCGCAGGTTCCGCATTCGCTCAAACCAGCGCTGCCGCGCCGCTGTATCCGGGCGAGACCGAGTTGTATGCCAAGGCGGCCGAGGAAGGGCTGGTCGTGTCCTTCGACACCGGTCCGGAATGGGCCAACTGGAAAGCGCTGTTCGCCGAATTCCGCAAGCGCTATCCGAAGGTCGAGATCACCTACAACGACATCGGCTCCGCCGCGACCGTCACCGCACTGGACAAGTCCCGTCGCCGTCCGCAAGCCGACACGGCTTACTACTTCGCTGGCTCGGCGCTCGACGCCGTGCAGAAGGATGTGGTCGCACCGTTCAAGCCGATCAACTTCGACACGCTGCCGAAGGTCTTCCGCGACAACGACGGTCGCTGGTTCACCATTCACTCGCTCAACATCGCGTTCCTCGTGAACACGAAGCTGGTCAAGCACGTGCCGCAGTCATGGGCCGACCTGCTCAAGCCCGAGTACAAGAACTCGGTGGTGTACCTCGATCCGCGCTCGACCGGTCAGGGTCAGGTTGCCGTGTTTGCAGCGGCGTACGCTTTCGGCGGAAACGTCGACAATCCGAAGCCGGGTGCCGAGTTCTTCGGCAAATTGCGTGAGGCTGGCAACGTGATGCGCGTCGAAGGCACCACGCCATATGCCAAGTTCGTCAAGGGCGAGATCCCGATCCTCATCGGTTACGAGAACGACGGCCTGAAGGCCAAGTACACCGACGGCATGGGCGACGCAGCGCAGGTCGTGATTCCGAAGGAAGCCAGCGTCTCCGCACCCTACGCCATCAGTCTGGTGAAGAACGGTCCCAATCCGGAAGCGGCCAAATTGTGGCTGAACCTCATCATGAGCCCGGTCGGTCAGTCGCTGTTCGCGCAGGGCTATGTGCGTCCGGCCGTTCCCGGCACGCCGTTCACCGCCGAGATGCGCGCCCGCATGCCGGACGCCCCGCAGGTGCATCCGCTCGACGTCGCTCGCGCCTCGGCGCAAAAGGCCGAAGTCGATCGTCTGTGGTCGGCCGCCGCACTCGCCAAGTGA
- the hutC gene encoding histidine utilization repressor, producing MPRQTAQPTAETLNEQGPAPRYLQLKQFICRQIDTGAWPPHHRVPSENELVEQSGVSRMTVNRALRELTAEGRLVRMQGVGTFVAEPKSHSPLLAVNNIADEISEHGHRHRAEVKLLREELAGPERALAMGLQEREKLFHSVIVHYQDNIPVQIEDRFVNPALAPNYLEQDFTKLTPNAYLQRTSPLTSGEHVVEAVTATPDEAHMLQIQRTEPCLLIRRRTWSGKRVVSVARLLHPGSRHRLEGRFGDAE from the coding sequence GTGCCACGCCAAACTGCTCAGCCCACTGCCGAAACGCTCAACGAACAAGGGCCTGCGCCGCGCTACTTGCAGCTCAAGCAGTTCATCTGCCGTCAGATCGACACGGGCGCGTGGCCGCCGCACCACCGCGTACCGTCGGAAAACGAACTCGTCGAACAGTCCGGCGTGAGCCGTATGACGGTCAATCGCGCGCTGCGTGAGCTGACCGCCGAAGGCCGCCTCGTGCGCATGCAGGGCGTAGGCACGTTCGTCGCCGAACCGAAGTCGCACTCGCCGCTGCTCGCCGTCAACAACATTGCCGACGAGATCTCCGAGCACGGCCACCGCCATCGCGCCGAAGTGAAGCTGCTTCGCGAGGAACTGGCCGGGCCTGAGCGCGCGTTGGCCATGGGATTGCAGGAACGCGAGAAGCTGTTCCATTCGGTCATCGTCCACTATCAGGACAACATTCCGGTGCAGATCGAAGACCGCTTCGTCAATCCCGCGCTCGCACCGAACTATCTCGAACAAGACTTCACCAAGCTCACGCCCAACGCTTACCTGCAGCGCACTTCACCACTGACGTCGGGCGAGCATGTGGTCGAAGCCGTCACAGCGACGCCGGACGAAGCCCACATGCTGCAAATCCAGCGCACCGAACCCTGTCTGCTGATTCGCCGGAGAACGTGGTCGGGCAAGCGTGTCGTCTCTGTCGCCCGACTGCTGCATCCGGGTTCGCGCCATCGTCTCGAAGGGCGTTTCGGCGACGCCGAGTAG
- a CDS encoding amino acid permease → MKNLQRNLSARHIRFLALGSAIGTGLFYGSASAIQLAGPAVILAYIVGGAAVYMVMRALGEMVVRQPVSGSFGRYARDNLGPLAGFLTGWTYILEMVIVCLADVTAFGIYMGFWFPDVPQWIWVLGIVMLICGLNLCNVKVYGEMEFWLALVKILAIVAMIVGGGVILFAGVQLHSEHAPAVSNLWSHGGFLPNGWGGLVASLAVVMFAYGGIEIIGITGGEAKNPEKVIPRAINAVPARILLFYVLTMCVLMTIFPWTGIGSQGSPFVQIFSGLGIKSAAAILNVIVISAAISAINSNIFGAGRMMFGMAEHGQAPAAFSATSRHGVPWVTVLVMTFALLGGVVLNYLIPEGVFLIIASIATFATVWVWLMILLSQVAMRRRLSAQEVAALKFKVPLWPVGPALAIAFMLFVIGVLGYMEDTRVALYVGAGWIALMSVAYQFGVKPKEAQLRNSMSLE, encoded by the coding sequence TTGAAAAACCTGCAACGCAATCTGAGCGCGCGGCACATCCGCTTTCTGGCGCTCGGCTCAGCCATCGGCACCGGTCTGTTCTACGGCTCGGCGTCGGCCATCCAACTCGCAGGCCCGGCGGTCATTCTTGCGTACATCGTAGGCGGTGCCGCCGTCTACATGGTGATGCGCGCCCTCGGTGAAATGGTCGTTCGCCAGCCGGTGTCGGGCTCGTTCGGACGCTATGCACGCGACAACCTCGGTCCGCTGGCCGGTTTCCTCACGGGTTGGACTTACATTCTGGAAATGGTGATCGTCTGTCTTGCAGACGTGACCGCCTTCGGGATTTACATGGGTTTCTGGTTCCCGGACGTCCCTCAGTGGATCTGGGTGCTGGGCATCGTGATGCTGATCTGCGGGCTGAACCTCTGCAACGTCAAGGTGTACGGCGAGATGGAGTTCTGGCTGGCGCTGGTGAAGATTCTCGCCATCGTCGCGATGATTGTGGGTGGGGGTGTCATTCTCTTTGCTGGTGTGCAACTGCACAGCGAGCATGCGCCAGCGGTGAGCAATCTGTGGTCGCACGGTGGTTTCCTGCCGAATGGCTGGGGTGGGCTGGTGGCCTCGCTGGCCGTGGTGATGTTCGCTTACGGTGGCATCGAGATCATCGGCATTACGGGCGGCGAAGCGAAGAATCCGGAGAAGGTGATTCCGCGGGCGATCAACGCTGTACCGGCCCGAATTCTGCTGTTCTACGTGCTCACGATGTGTGTGCTCATGACGATCTTCCCGTGGACCGGCATCGGCAGCCAGGGTAGCCCGTTCGTGCAGATCTTTTCGGGCCTCGGCATCAAGTCGGCCGCAGCGATTCTCAACGTGATCGTGATTTCGGCGGCGATCTCGGCCATCAATAGCAACATCTTCGGCGCGGGACGCATGATGTTCGGTATGGCCGAGCATGGACAGGCACCGGCGGCTTTCTCGGCGACGTCGCGTCACGGCGTGCCCTGGGTCACGGTGCTGGTGATGACGTTCGCGCTGCTCGGCGGCGTGGTACTGAACTACCTGATTCCGGAAGGCGTGTTCCTGATCATTGCGTCCATCGCCACGTTTGCGACGGTCTGGGTGTGGCTGATGATTCTGCTCTCGCAGGTGGCGATGCGCCGCCGTCTGTCGGCGCAGGAAGTGGCCGCGCTGAAATTCAAGGTGCCGCTGTGGCCGGTGGGTCCGGCGCTCGCTATCGCCTTCATGCTCTTCGTCATCGGTGTGCTCGGGTATATGGAAGACACGCGCGTCGCGCTCTACGTCGGTGCAGGCTGGATCGCGCTGATGTCTGTGGCGTATCAATTCGGTGTCAAACCCAAGGAAGCGCAATTGCGCAACTCTATGAGTCTGGAATAA
- a CDS encoding ABC transporter permease — MTSVRASTGIVEPPDPHVSPALSRVKDTPRGWVRRFGGLPAAVVLVLGFGLPLASLVVAAFEGHGAAFSAVALDPLVRDAFVNSLALAIGAGTVSLIVGALIAVTLARQTPRRRRLWLAAMGVPLAFSGLVIAYGFILGFGRSGFVTMTLASLGADPVHFGALIYTAPGLVAAYAYYLIPRVALMVYPAIANLDRRPIEAALTLGATPLRAIVDVALRELWPTLAAAWCLVTAIALGTYGTALALAGTQINILPLLMFLKMSDGQTDFPQAAALSLVLMAVCSGVLALGECLVRRHP; from the coding sequence ATGACGTCAGTGCGCGCATCGACCGGCATCGTCGAGCCACCGGATCCCCACGTGTCGCCAGCACTCAGCCGTGTGAAAGACACGCCACGCGGATGGGTACGCCGCTTCGGCGGTTTGCCCGCCGCCGTGGTACTGGTACTCGGCTTCGGCTTGCCGCTCGCGTCGCTGGTCGTGGCGGCGTTCGAGGGCCATGGTGCGGCGTTTTCCGCCGTCGCCCTCGACCCTCTCGTACGCGACGCCTTCGTCAACTCGCTGGCGCTGGCCATCGGTGCGGGCACCGTCTCGCTCATTGTGGGCGCGCTGATCGCCGTGACGCTCGCGCGTCAGACACCGCGCCGTCGGCGACTCTGGCTGGCGGCTATGGGCGTGCCGCTCGCGTTCTCGGGACTGGTGATCGCCTATGGCTTCATCCTGGGGTTCGGTCGCTCCGGCTTTGTGACAATGACTCTCGCGTCGCTCGGCGCAGATCCGGTGCATTTCGGTGCGCTGATCTACACGGCACCCGGGCTCGTCGCCGCCTATGCGTATTACCTGATCCCGCGCGTGGCGCTGATGGTGTATCCGGCCATCGCCAACCTCGATCGCCGTCCCATCGAAGCCGCACTCACGCTGGGTGCAACGCCGTTACGTGCGATCGTCGACGTCGCCTTGCGCGAACTGTGGCCCACACTGGCCGCCGCGTGGTGTCTCGTCACGGCGATTGCGCTCGGGACGTACGGCACGGCGCTGGCGCTCGCAGGTACCCAGATCAACATCCTGCCGTTGCTCATGTTCCTGAAGATGTCGGACGGGCAAACGGATTTCCCTCAGGCTGCCGCGCTGTCGCTCGTGTTGATGGCGGTATGCAGCGGTGTGCTCGCTCTCGGAGAGTGTCTTGTACGGCGTCATCCTTAA
- the hutU gene encoding urocanate hydratase, with protein MSQFTRYRDVTIRAPRGTQLNAKSWLTEAPLRMLMNNLDPDVAENPNALVVYGGIGRAARNWECFDKIVETLKTLGDDETLLVQSGKPVGVFKTHADAPRVLIANSNLVPHWATWEHFNELDAKGLAMYGQMTAGSWIYIGSQGIVQGTYETFVEAGRQHYGGNLKGRWVLTAGLGGMGGAQPLAATLAGACSLNIECQQTSIDFRLRTRYVDEQAKDLDDALARIARYTAEGQAVSIALCGNAAEILPELVRRGVRPDMVTDQTSAHDPLNGYLPIGWTWDEYRERARSKPAEVVKAAKQSMAVHVKAMLDFKAMGVPTFDYGNNIRQMAKEEGVQNAFDFPGFVPAYIRPLFCRGVGPFRWAALSGDPQDIYKTDAKVKELIPDDAHLHRWLDMARERIAFQGLPARICWVGLGLRAKLGLAFNEMVRSGELSAPVVIGRDHLDSGSVASPNRETEAMRDGSDAVSDWPLLNALLNTASGATWVSLHHGGGVGMGFSQHSGVVIVCDGTDAAAARIARVLNNDPATGVMRHADAGYDIAIDCAHEHGLNLPMLNTAK; from the coding sequence GTGAGCCAATTCACCCGATATCGCGACGTCACGATCCGCGCCCCGCGCGGCACGCAGCTCAATGCTAAAAGCTGGCTGACCGAAGCCCCGCTGCGCATGCTGATGAACAACCTCGATCCGGACGTCGCCGAGAATCCGAACGCGCTCGTGGTCTACGGCGGCATCGGCCGCGCCGCACGCAACTGGGAATGCTTCGACAAGATCGTCGAGACGCTCAAGACGCTGGGCGACGACGAAACGCTGCTCGTCCAGTCAGGCAAGCCCGTCGGCGTGTTCAAGACGCATGCCGACGCGCCGCGCGTGCTCATCGCCAACTCGAATCTGGTGCCGCATTGGGCCACCTGGGAACACTTCAACGAACTCGACGCGAAAGGTCTGGCCATGTACGGCCAGATGACCGCCGGCTCGTGGATCTACATCGGCAGCCAGGGCATCGTGCAAGGCACTTATGAGACGTTCGTGGAAGCGGGCCGTCAGCATTACGGCGGCAACCTCAAGGGTCGCTGGGTACTGACCGCCGGTCTGGGCGGCATGGGCGGCGCGCAACCGCTGGCCGCCACGCTGGCCGGGGCCTGCTCGCTGAACATCGAATGCCAGCAGACGAGCATCGACTTCCGCCTGCGCACGCGCTATGTCGACGAGCAAGCCAAGGATCTCGACGACGCCCTCGCCCGCATCGCCAGGTACACGGCAGAAGGTCAGGCCGTGTCCATCGCCCTGTGCGGCAACGCGGCCGAGATTCTGCCGGAACTGGTGCGTCGCGGCGTCCGGCCGGACATGGTCACCGACCAGACCAGCGCGCACGATCCGCTCAACGGGTATCTGCCGATCGGCTGGACCTGGGACGAGTACCGCGAACGCGCCCGCTCGAAGCCTGCCGAGGTGGTGAAGGCCGCCAAGCAATCGATGGCCGTTCATGTGAAGGCCATGCTGGACTTCAAGGCCATGGGTGTGCCGACGTTCGACTACGGCAATAACATCCGTCAGATGGCCAAGGAAGAAGGCGTGCAGAACGCGTTCGATTTCCCCGGCTTCGTGCCCGCGTACATCCGTCCGCTGTTCTGCCGTGGTGTCGGCCCGTTCCGTTGGGCTGCGCTCTCAGGCGATCCGCAAGACATTTACAAGACGGACGCCAAGGTCAAGGAACTGATCCCCGACGACGCCCACCTGCACCGCTGGCTCGACATGGCGCGCGAGCGCATCGCCTTCCAGGGGCTGCCTGCACGCATTTGCTGGGTAGGACTGGGACTGCGGGCGAAGCTCGGACTGGCGTTCAACGAAATGGTACGCTCGGGAGAACTCTCTGCACCGGTCGTGATCGGCCGCGACCATCTGGATTCCGGCTCGGTCGCCAGCCCCAATCGTGAAACGGAAGCCATGCGCGACGGCTCGGACGCCGTCTCCGACTGGCCGCTGCTCAACGCGCTGCTTAACACCGCCAGCGGCGCGACGTGGGTCTCGCTGCACCACGGCGGCGGCGTCGGCATGGGCTTCTCGCAACACTCCGGCGTGGTGATCGTGTGCGACGGCACCGATGCCGCCGCCGCGCGCATTGCCCGTGTGCTGAACAACGATCCGGCAACCGGCGTCATGCGCCACGCCGACGCCGGGTACGACATCGCCATCGATTGCGCCCATGAACACGGCCTCAATCTGCCGATGCTGAACACTGCAAAGTAA